A genomic region of uncultured Paludibaculum sp. contains the following coding sequences:
- a CDS encoding S9 family peptidase, with protein MRLTLLLVLVCVEVWGQGARVPSALDAQLQSIFLKNAYDAKTFRQARWVEGGAAYTTLEGQGGRNDGPRDIVRYATAAGERSILVAASALKPSPDAPPLMIKDYTWSADGQRLLIFTNTRRVWRQETRGDYWVWERATGALRKLGGAVPASSLMFAKFSPDGGRVAYVHDNNIFVEELRTGAAIQLTTDGSGTIINGTSDWVYEEEFAVRDGFRWSPDGRSIAYWQFDTSGVGEFTLINNTDSLYPQLIRIPYPKPGTKNSAVRVGVVAAKGGATKWMDVPGDSREQYIARIEWSPDSKQVALQHLNRQQNRNDLLLADAATGWTQRAFRDEDAAWVDVVDDFHWVDGGGQFTWLSERGGWRQAWVVSRDGQSSRAVTPLGSDVVRFLRLDDQEQWLYYIASPDNATQRYLWRMRLNGQGKPERLTPAEQPGTHSYSIAPNGRWAFHTWSSFDRPPMTELVSLPDHKAVRTLEDNAELRRAVVPFLENRTEFFEVKGSNGTTLNGWMIRPRGFDSSKKYPVLVHVYGEPAATTVNDAWAGPRGLFHRALAETGYVVVSFDNRGTPAPKGRAWRKAVYGEVGVASSEDQAAALRALLAERKYLDSERIAVWGWSGGGANTLNLMFRSPDLYQVGMAVAPVPDQKLYDTIYQERYMGVPESNKAGYDRGSPIHFAEGLKGSLLIVHGTGDDNVHYQGVERLINRLVELGKPFDMMAYPNRSHGISEGHGTSYHLHSLLARYLWGHLDAGGR; from the coding sequence ATGCGACTGACCCTGCTGCTTGTCCTGGTGTGCGTGGAGGTTTGGGGCCAGGGGGCGCGTGTCCCCAGTGCGCTGGATGCCCAACTACAGAGCATCTTCCTGAAGAATGCCTATGACGCCAAAACGTTCCGGCAAGCCCGATGGGTGGAGGGCGGCGCGGCCTACACGACGCTGGAAGGGCAGGGCGGCCGGAATGATGGCCCCCGGGACATCGTACGCTACGCGACCGCCGCGGGTGAACGGAGCATCCTGGTGGCCGCCTCGGCTCTGAAACCGTCCCCAGATGCCCCACCACTGATGATCAAAGATTACACATGGTCGGCCGACGGCCAGCGGCTGTTGATCTTCACCAACACGAGACGCGTGTGGCGGCAAGAGACGCGCGGCGACTACTGGGTGTGGGAGCGGGCCACGGGGGCACTGAGAAAGCTAGGTGGAGCAGTGCCGGCGTCGTCGCTGATGTTCGCGAAGTTCTCACCCGATGGCGGGCGTGTGGCCTATGTCCACGACAACAACATCTTCGTGGAGGAGTTGCGGACCGGGGCAGCGATTCAGTTGACGACGGACGGCTCGGGCACGATCATCAACGGGACTTCGGACTGGGTATATGAGGAAGAATTCGCGGTCCGCGATGGCTTCCGATGGAGCCCGGATGGCCGGTCGATCGCCTACTGGCAGTTCGACACCAGCGGTGTGGGCGAGTTTACGCTGATCAACAATACGGATTCGCTGTATCCGCAACTGATCAGGATTCCGTACCCGAAGCCAGGAACGAAGAACTCGGCGGTGCGCGTCGGAGTGGTGGCAGCCAAGGGCGGGGCGACGAAATGGATGGACGTGCCGGGGGACTCGCGCGAACAGTACATCGCGCGGATCGAATGGAGCCCCGATTCGAAGCAGGTGGCGCTGCAACATCTGAATCGGCAGCAGAATCGCAACGATCTACTGCTGGCCGACGCGGCCACCGGGTGGACGCAGCGGGCCTTTCGCGATGAGGATGCGGCGTGGGTCGATGTTGTCGACGACTTTCATTGGGTGGACGGCGGCGGTCAGTTCACCTGGTTGAGCGAGCGTGGTGGATGGCGTCAGGCGTGGGTTGTCTCGCGAGACGGGCAGAGCAGCCGGGCCGTGACGCCGCTGGGATCAGATGTCGTCCGTTTCCTACGCCTGGACGATCAGGAGCAGTGGTTGTACTACATCGCGTCGCCGGACAACGCGACACAGCGGTACCTCTGGCGGATGCGCCTGAACGGCCAGGGCAAGCCCGAGCGGTTGACACCGGCGGAGCAGCCGGGGACGCACTCCTACTCGATTGCACCGAATGGGCGATGGGCGTTTCATACCTGGTCGTCATTCGACCGTCCGCCCATGACCGAGTTGGTCAGCCTGCCGGATCACAAGGCAGTCCGAACGCTGGAGGACAATGCGGAATTGCGGCGGGCGGTGGTTCCCTTTCTTGAGAATCGGACGGAGTTTTTTGAGGTGAAGGGCTCAAACGGGACAACTCTGAACGGGTGGATGATCCGGCCACGTGGGTTCGATTCGTCTAAGAAGTACCCGGTGCTGGTGCACGTATATGGGGAACCAGCGGCTACGACGGTCAACGATGCTTGGGCCGGCCCTCGTGGCCTGTTCCATCGGGCACTGGCGGAGACCGGCTATGTCGTGGTGAGCTTCGACAACCGGGGGACCCCGGCCCCGAAGGGCCGTGCGTGGCGGAAGGCGGTGTATGGCGAGGTGGGTGTTGCCTCGTCTGAGGATCAGGCAGCCGCGTTGCGCGCGTTGCTGGCCGAGCGGAAGTATCTGGACTCCGAGCGGATTGCCGTATGGGGCTGGAGCGGCGGCGGCGCCAACACTCTCAACCTGATGTTCCGATCGCCGGACCTCTATCAGGTGGGCATGGCCGTGGCCCCGGTGCCGGACCAGAAGCTGTACGACACCATCTACCAGGAGCGGTACATGGGCGTGCCGGAATCGAACAAGGCCGGCTATGACCGGGGATCGCCGATTCACTTCGCGGAGGGGCTGAAGGGGAGCCTTCTAATCGTCCATGGGACGGGCGATGACAATGTCCACTATCAGGGGGTGGAGCGGCTGATCAATCGCCTGGTGGAACTGGGCAAACCGTTCGACATGATGGCGTATCCGAATCGAAGCCATGGAATATCGGAAGGGCATGGGACGTCGTACCACCTGCACAGTCTGCTGGCCCGGTATCTGTGGGGGCATCTGGACGCGGGTGGGCGGTGA
- a CDS encoding O-antigen ligase family protein, with protein MSTALFLCLAWGILTLWVRDRWAVSSFQVGALVLAAISLVRSWKDGKPPRWHPLLWPLAAIPAWGLVQLALGISVDPWNTSEAILIWAGHFAVAFVAVQVAGEARRLRILLAGFGVTLAVESMMQCWTAGGRVFWLFDSGYTERVFGPFVYHNKFAQFVELIMPIVLFQSMVDRKRALLWFTGAALLFGGILASASRSGLLLALLALGLFLAAGFVSGAVRGRAVLWLALGLALLCAGGAVLAGWTGTLERLTGLDPRFDLRVPIWKSTLAMIRERPGVGFGLGSFPIVYPAYAELDVGLTVNTAHQDWLQWVAEGGLPMLLAMLGFTGMAAPRLFRSIWGTGVLAVLLHGLLDYPMHQTPAFASLVIAVATLSATSEHEVSPRSL; from the coding sequence ATGAGTACGGCATTGTTCCTCTGCCTGGCCTGGGGGATCTTGACCCTCTGGGTACGGGACCGCTGGGCCGTGTCTTCGTTTCAGGTTGGTGCTTTGGTTCTTGCGGCGATCTCCCTGGTCAGGTCCTGGAAGGACGGAAAGCCGCCACGCTGGCATCCTCTGCTCTGGCCACTGGCGGCCATCCCGGCTTGGGGGCTGGTCCAACTCGCCCTGGGTATTAGTGTGGATCCGTGGAATACGTCTGAAGCCATACTGATTTGGGCCGGCCACTTCGCGGTGGCGTTCGTCGCCGTGCAGGTTGCTGGCGAGGCCCGGCGCCTCCGGATCCTGCTCGCGGGCTTTGGCGTGACGCTGGCCGTGGAGTCGATGATGCAGTGCTGGACGGCGGGGGGGCGTGTGTTCTGGCTGTTCGACAGCGGCTACACGGAGCGGGTCTTCGGGCCGTTTGTCTATCACAACAAGTTCGCGCAGTTTGTCGAGCTGATCATGCCCATCGTGTTGTTTCAGTCGATGGTGGATCGCAAACGGGCTCTTCTGTGGTTCACCGGTGCCGCGCTGCTGTTTGGTGGCATCCTGGCGAGCGCCTCGCGCTCCGGGCTCCTGCTGGCGTTGCTGGCGTTGGGTCTGTTTCTGGCGGCTGGGTTCGTTTCCGGAGCCGTACGCGGACGCGCTGTGCTCTGGTTGGCCTTGGGCCTGGCGCTGCTATGCGCCGGCGGAGCCGTGCTAGCGGGCTGGACCGGTACCCTGGAGCGGTTGACCGGACTGGATCCGCGGTTCGATCTGCGGGTGCCCATCTGGAAGTCGACCCTGGCGATGATCCGGGAGCGGCCGGGTGTTGGGTTCGGCTTGGGCAGTTTTCCTATCGTCTACCCGGCCTATGCCGAACTGGATGTCGGGTTGACCGTGAACACGGCGCACCAGGACTGGCTTCAATGGGTAGCCGAAGGTGGGTTGCCCATGCTGTTGGCTATGCTTGGATTCACAGGTATGGCGGCACCTCGCCTGTTCCGGTCAATCTGGGGCACGGGCGTGCTGGCCGTTCTGCTGCATGGGCTGCTGGACTACCCCATGCATCAGACGCCGGCGTTCGCCTCGCTGGTGATCGCTGTGGCGACGCTCTCCGCCACCTCTGAACACGAAGTGAGCCCTCGCAGTCTCTGA
- a CDS encoding asparaginase: MPRVLFVFTGGTISMRFDPATGGAVPALSGEEILAYDPGLRRIADPEVLDFGRYPGPHMTPDRMWALSELLAKELARPEIDGAVITHGTDTLEETAYLLDLRHTSPKPVALVGAVRNSSELSYDGPANLRAALRTVIHPQARSQGVFVVLNQMVHAASEVTKTSTQQLETFQSPLFGPLGLVDDDRVLFARQCTRRATIETTVLDSRVDIIAMYAGADSRHIDFAREQGAQGLVIEGTGRGNVPPAAVPGVQRAVDAGLPVVIASRCPQGRILDTYAYAGSGHDLRQRGVLLAGTLNPAKARIKLMLILGRTNDKGEIQCLMEDGAY, from the coding sequence ATGCCACGCGTTCTGTTCGTATTCACTGGAGGTACGATCTCCATGCGCTTCGACCCCGCTACCGGGGGCGCCGTGCCTGCCCTCAGCGGCGAGGAGATCCTGGCTTACGACCCGGGCCTCCGCCGCATCGCGGATCCGGAAGTGCTCGACTTCGGCCGCTATCCTGGACCGCACATGACACCGGACCGGATGTGGGCTCTTTCGGAGCTTCTGGCCAAGGAACTCGCCCGGCCGGAGATCGACGGGGCTGTCATCACCCACGGCACCGATACTCTCGAAGAAACTGCCTACTTGCTCGACCTGCGCCACACCAGCCCAAAGCCAGTGGCGCTGGTCGGGGCGGTCCGCAACAGTTCGGAACTCAGCTACGATGGCCCCGCCAACCTGCGTGCCGCCCTGCGCACGGTCATCCACCCGCAGGCTCGGAGCCAGGGCGTCTTTGTCGTCCTGAACCAGATGGTACATGCCGCCTCCGAAGTGACGAAGACCAGCACGCAGCAACTGGAGACCTTTCAGAGTCCCCTCTTCGGCCCCCTGGGCCTGGTAGATGACGACCGCGTCTTGTTCGCCCGTCAGTGCACGCGGCGAGCCACCATCGAAACGACTGTGCTCGACTCTCGCGTTGACATCATCGCCATGTATGCCGGAGCCGACAGCCGTCACATCGACTTCGCGCGCGAACAGGGTGCCCAGGGTCTGGTCATCGAGGGAACCGGTCGGGGCAATGTTCCTCCCGCAGCCGTGCCGGGCGTCCAGAGAGCCGTCGACGCCGGCCTGCCGGTGGTCATCGCGTCACGCTGCCCTCAGGGCCGCATTCTGGACACCTACGCCTACGCCGGCAGTGGCCACGACCTACGTCAGCGTGGTGTCCTGTTGGCCGGAACCCTCAACCCCGCCAAAGCGCGCATCAAGCTCATGCTGATCCTGGGCCGCACGAACGACAAAGGGGAGATCCAGTGCCTGATGGAGGACGGAGCCTACTGA
- a CDS encoding glycosyltransferase, translated as MRPISIVQVVGCMRRAGIETWLMNVVRRMDPRRFCFTFCVHTANEADYDGELRALGCRLIRVGCSKRSPAYPFALARCLRQAGPFDVLHSHEHQISGVILAVARSLGIPTRIAHCHNDTSHGDSLPNLPRFAFRAAMRRLIVAHATHGLSCSELAAPSLFGPYWRHDPRIQLLPYGFDFERFAKVSLSVSLRREIGIPLDRWVVGHVGRMEPQKNHRFLLEIASCLRDSDPRCHFLFVGDGAERRSIESAILDRHLTDRVSILSSRPDVPELLVNAMDCFLFPSLHEGLPLALIEAQASALPCVFSDTITREANLFPTSNRALPLSLSAAAWAAHVRELRAAPVPIGRQQRVGQLQQGALDIRESVRRLESIYGESHATQ; from the coding sequence ATGCGGCCCATCTCCATCGTTCAGGTAGTCGGTTGCATGCGCCGCGCCGGCATCGAAACCTGGCTCATGAACGTAGTGCGCCGCATGGACCCTCGGCGGTTCTGCTTTACATTCTGTGTCCACACGGCGAACGAGGCGGATTACGATGGCGAACTTCGCGCGCTTGGCTGCCGCCTTATTCGTGTTGGCTGCTCAAAGCGTTCGCCGGCCTATCCATTTGCCTTGGCCCGCTGCCTCCGCCAAGCCGGCCCCTTCGACGTCCTGCACAGCCATGAACACCAGATCAGCGGTGTGATTCTCGCCGTGGCCCGGTCGCTCGGTATCCCGACACGTATTGCCCATTGTCACAACGACACGTCCCACGGCGACAGTCTACCCAACCTGCCGCGGTTTGCGTTTCGTGCCGCGATGCGGCGGCTCATTGTCGCGCATGCCACCCACGGGCTGTCGTGTAGCGAACTCGCCGCGCCCTCCCTGTTCGGCCCGTACTGGAGGCATGATCCGCGGATTCAGCTGCTCCCGTACGGGTTCGATTTCGAACGGTTCGCCAAGGTTTCGCTCAGTGTATCCCTTCGGAGGGAGATAGGTATTCCTCTCGACCGATGGGTAGTAGGCCACGTGGGCAGGATGGAGCCGCAGAAAAATCACCGGTTTCTGCTCGAAATCGCATCCTGCCTGAGAGACAGCGACCCACGCTGCCACTTCCTTTTCGTGGGCGACGGGGCAGAGCGACGATCGATCGAGTCGGCGATTCTAGACCGCCACCTGACGGATCGAGTCTCCATCCTGTCCAGCCGGCCCGACGTGCCCGAGCTCCTGGTTAACGCCATGGATTGTTTCCTGTTTCCGTCGCTGCATGAAGGATTGCCGCTAGCGCTCATCGAGGCGCAGGCTTCGGCCTTGCCCTGTGTCTTTTCCGACACCATCACCCGCGAAGCAAATCTCTTCCCCACGTCAAACCGCGCGTTGCCCCTCAGTCTTTCCGCTGCCGCCTGGGCCGCTCATGTCCGAGAGTTGCGAGCGGCGCCTGTCCCTATCGGCCGCCAGCAACGGGTCGGACAACTGCAACAGGGCGCCCTGGACATCAGAGAGAGTGTCCGCCGTCTCGAATCCATTTACGGGGAGTCCCATGCCACTCAATGA
- a CDS encoding glycosyltransferase: protein MKVAIVHDWSVGYAGSERVVEQLIALFPQADLYFVADFLPASDRAFLAGRTPATTFIQRLPWAHSRVRQYLPLMPLAVETIDLSGYDVILSSSHAVAKGVLTAPGQTHICYCHTPLRYAWDLQHEYLRTTGITGGIRRAAALAVLHYLRLWDVRTAHGVDRFIANSGFIAERIRRVYGRDSIVVHPPVDTEYFTVAEDKRDYYFTASRLVPYKRIGLLLETFRLLPGRRLVIAGDGPELSRFRREAPPNVELLGAVSRSSLRQMMQQARAFVFAAEEDFGIVLAESQACGTPAVCYGRGGALDIVLEDESGVFFRQPTPQSLRQAVLQFESRKTRWDPHSIRRNAERFSIQAFREGFLRVVESAGLISPVLQPSRVGT from the coding sequence GTGAAAGTGGCGATCGTCCACGACTGGTCCGTCGGCTACGCCGGTTCCGAGCGCGTTGTCGAACAACTGATTGCGTTGTTTCCTCAAGCGGACCTCTATTTCGTGGCTGATTTTCTGCCTGCGTCCGATCGGGCGTTTCTTGCCGGCCGGACGCCAGCGACCACCTTCATCCAGCGTCTGCCCTGGGCACACAGCCGTGTGCGCCAGTACCTGCCGTTGATGCCTTTGGCCGTCGAAACCATCGACCTCTCTGGTTACGACGTCATTCTATCCAGCTCGCACGCCGTCGCCAAAGGGGTTCTCACGGCTCCGGGCCAGACACACATCTGCTACTGCCATACACCTCTGCGCTATGCCTGGGACCTGCAGCACGAGTACCTCCGAACGACCGGCATTACCGGGGGAATCCGGCGCGCGGCCGCTCTAGCCGTGTTGCACTACCTTCGACTGTGGGATGTCCGTACAGCCCATGGCGTCGACCGCTTCATCGCCAACTCCGGCTTCATCGCGGAGCGCATACGCCGTGTGTACGGACGCGATTCGATTGTGGTTCATCCGCCAGTGGATACGGAGTACTTCACCGTCGCGGAAGACAAGCGTGACTACTACTTCACGGCCTCACGCCTGGTGCCCTACAAGCGTATTGGGCTGTTGCTGGAAACCTTCCGGTTGCTACCCGGGCGTCGTCTCGTCATTGCCGGCGATGGTCCGGAACTGTCTCGTTTTCGCCGGGAAGCCCCTCCGAATGTGGAACTGTTAGGGGCCGTATCAAGGTCCTCATTGCGCCAGATGATGCAGCAGGCCCGCGCCTTCGTGTTCGCGGCCGAGGAGGACTTCGGTATCGTGCTGGCCGAATCACAGGCATGCGGTACTCCGGCTGTCTGCTACGGCAGAGGTGGAGCTCTGGACATAGTTCTTGAGGACGAATCCGGGGTATTCTTCCGCCAACCCACTCCTCAGTCACTCCGTCAGGCCGTCCTCCAGTTTGAGAGCAGGAAGACCCGCTGGGATCCTCACTCCATCCGGCGGAACGCCGAACGCTTCAGTATCCAGGCGTTTCGCGAGGGCTTCCTTCGAGTGGTTGAGTCCGCGGGACTCATCTCGCCGGTGCTGCAGCCTTCGCGAGTCGGGACATGA
- a CDS encoding glycosyltransferase family 4 protein has product MPLNERLNILHITARADAGGGPEVIRQLIVNSPPDLRHFVACPQEPPYWDRWWHLLGRASMQAIPPRSLDPRVFPSLVRFAREASIDIIHSHGFGGGLHARLLAAFLGKPSLHTYHGYCPQRPGGTVRQAVENLLAPWTTAGVAVSPSEAAGIVSGIPFLRGRLYLVHNGVALPPPRPTPPALRILAINRLESQKNPMALLRIAALCARRMGNTAFQLRIIGDGPLRPAMQREIERRGLQSEVCLLGARQDCGDEIGAASLFLSTAHWEGMSLALLEAMAHGVVPLVSQVTGNVDVVDHGSNGILFPLEDLAAASDAIRRLAGDEAFRARLSHNARMTIAERFPISGTANSYAAIYRRLATVEHSTPQAVEVHP; this is encoded by the coding sequence ATGCCACTCAATGAGCGTCTGAATATCCTTCACATCACCGCCCGCGCCGACGCTGGAGGTGGCCCTGAGGTCATCCGACAGTTAATCGTCAACAGCCCGCCGGATCTGCGCCACTTTGTTGCCTGCCCGCAGGAACCACCCTACTGGGACCGCTGGTGGCATCTGCTGGGCCGGGCGTCAATGCAGGCAATTCCCCCTCGCAGTCTGGACCCACGAGTCTTTCCGTCCTTGGTCCGCTTCGCTCGCGAGGCCTCGATCGATATCATCCACTCACACGGGTTTGGTGGAGGGCTCCATGCCCGGTTGCTCGCCGCCTTTCTGGGAAAGCCCAGTCTGCACACTTATCACGGGTATTGTCCGCAGCGTCCCGGGGGGACTGTCCGGCAGGCTGTCGAAAACCTACTAGCTCCTTGGACTACTGCCGGCGTTGCCGTCTCCCCGTCTGAGGCAGCTGGCATCGTCAGTGGCATACCCTTCCTGCGCGGCCGTCTCTACCTTGTCCACAACGGAGTTGCGCTGCCGCCCCCTCGCCCCACCCCGCCGGCGCTGCGGATTCTGGCAATCAACCGTCTGGAATCCCAGAAGAACCCAATGGCGCTGCTTCGTATCGCGGCCCTGTGCGCTCGCCGCATGGGCAACACAGCCTTCCAGTTGCGCATCATCGGCGATGGCCCCCTGCGTCCGGCTATGCAGCGTGAGATTGAACGTCGGGGGCTGCAATCGGAAGTCTGCCTGCTGGGCGCACGCCAGGACTGCGGCGACGAGATTGGTGCGGCCTCCCTGTTTCTGTCCACGGCCCATTGGGAGGGAATGTCGCTCGCATTGCTCGAAGCGATGGCCCACGGAGTGGTCCCACTGGTCTCGCAGGTTACCGGCAACGTCGATGTGGTGGATCACGGCTCGAACGGCATCCTGTTCCCTCTCGAAGACCTGGCGGCCGCTTCCGATGCCATCCGCCGCCTGGCCGGCGACGAGGCATTCCGGGCGCGGCTGAGCCACAATGCGCGAATGACCATCGCCGAGAGATTCCCCATCTCGGGTACCGCCAACTCCTATGCGGCCATCTACCGCCGGCTCGCCACGGTGGAACACTCCACGCCACAAGCGGTCGAGGTTCATCCGTGA
- the wbaP gene encoding undecaprenyl-phosphate galactose phosphotransferase WbaP, translating to MSSAVIAASHPRRARRLSPLWVADSAMVLLDITAMLVAGGIAVLLRYWLAGPYDTGSFLKLAPLALLHPLSLAMAGMYPARGLNPVAELRGLSQAATFTFLCLAAMTFFQRDAFSYSRVALLLAWILTMVISPSLRDVGRFLLAKAGSRGARAVILGAGEAGRNLAQALAARPALGFEVIALLDTGAGSSANSTSCPYRAHPIAGGLDLAPFLALESGATYAILALPQVSGSELTSLIERYLWPYRHVLILPGLFGISSLDAATRDVGGILGVEVSHRLMCPAPRIFKRICDLVLSIGGGIVILPLAALVLLAIRLSSPGPVLYASHRIGEGGRRFSAWKFRTMVVGATEVLRTHLAQSPEAREEYERDNKLKNDPRITWIGRWLRRTSLDELPQLWNVIRGEMSLIGPRPILAHEVARYGSCYELYKRTRPGLTGLWQVSGRNNTTYAQRLGYVEYYVRNWSVWLDLYILCRTVKVVITGEGAY from the coding sequence ATGAGCAGCGCCGTCATAGCCGCGAGCCACCCGCGCCGCGCTCGACGTCTCAGTCCGCTGTGGGTCGCCGATAGCGCCATGGTCCTGCTCGATATCACCGCGATGCTTGTGGCCGGCGGCATCGCGGTCCTGCTCCGCTACTGGTTGGCCGGTCCATACGACACCGGATCCTTTCTGAAGCTGGCGCCCCTGGCACTCCTACACCCACTCTCTCTCGCCATGGCCGGCATGTATCCGGCGCGTGGCCTCAATCCGGTGGCCGAACTGCGAGGTCTTTCCCAGGCGGCGACGTTCACATTTCTCTGCCTGGCGGCCATGACCTTCTTCCAACGCGACGCCTTCTCCTACTCTCGAGTCGCCCTTCTGCTCGCGTGGATCCTCACGATGGTCATCAGCCCCAGCCTTCGGGACGTGGGCCGCTTTCTCCTTGCGAAGGCCGGGTCCAGGGGAGCCCGAGCCGTGATTCTGGGAGCCGGCGAGGCCGGGCGGAATCTCGCGCAGGCCCTCGCCGCTCGTCCAGCGCTGGGCTTCGAAGTGATTGCACTGCTCGATACAGGTGCCGGCTCCAGTGCCAACTCAACGTCTTGTCCGTACAGGGCTCATCCAATTGCCGGAGGTCTGGATCTGGCTCCTTTCTTGGCGCTGGAGAGCGGCGCCACGTACGCCATCCTGGCCCTGCCTCAGGTCTCCGGATCAGAGCTGACATCACTGATCGAACGGTACCTCTGGCCTTACCGGCATGTGCTGATCCTACCCGGGCTGTTCGGCATCTCGAGCCTCGACGCCGCCACGCGGGATGTTGGCGGCATTCTTGGTGTCGAAGTCAGCCACCGTCTGATGTGTCCGGCGCCTCGCATCTTCAAGCGCATCTGCGACCTCGTGCTGTCCATCGGCGGCGGTATTGTGATTCTGCCGCTCGCTGCGCTGGTACTGCTCGCCATCCGGCTGAGCTCGCCGGGGCCTGTGCTCTACGCCAGTCACCGGATTGGCGAAGGTGGTAGGCGGTTCTCGGCCTGGAAATTTCGCACGATGGTCGTCGGAGCGACCGAAGTTCTGCGGACTCACCTGGCGCAGTCGCCGGAAGCGCGTGAGGAATATGAGCGGGACAACAAACTAAAGAACGACCCACGCATCACCTGGATCGGTCGTTGGCTGCGCCGCACAAGCCTGGACGAACTGCCCCAACTCTGGAACGTGATCCGGGGTGAGATGAGTCTCATCGGCCCCCGCCCGATCCTGGCCCACGAGGTAGCCCGCTACGGCTCGTGCTACGAACTCTACAAGCGCACGCGCCCCGGGCTTACAGGGCTCTGGCAGGTATCCGGCCGCAACAACACAACGTACGCCCAACGCCTGGGGTATGTGGAGTACTACGTTCGGAACTGGTCTGTATGGCTCGACCTCTATATCCTGTGCCGCACCGTGAAGGTCGTCATCACGGGCGAAGGCGCCTACTGA
- a CDS encoding glycosyltransferase: protein MNPFTVSRVCDLPLVSILIANYNYARWVGKAIESLQMQSYPHWEASICDDGSTDHSRATIADYSARDPRVRLITQRNAGMAAALNHAFLSARGELVALLDSDDEWLPTRLQTVVNQFQDNPRAGLVTHAVRAIRANGRLLKPRHPRRLDHGWLAPAILEGREPGLPPCSGLTFHMDIARHVFPLPSHFRRCADKIAQDRAALLAPVAAIRRPLSLYRIHGANLTGLSGPCTLAALEKHFEFLDQLWEDRRAFVLAHHGFAPDIGVWRDIECAHLQLARHLFTGEPGAAGYLHALPSRIQRRAWGLLLALPRPVAHRTLRLWWSENTLKRLFRNSWDLLRQPA, encoded by the coding sequence ATGAATCCGTTCACCGTTTCGCGGGTGTGTGATCTTCCGTTGGTCTCCATACTCATCGCCAACTATAACTACGCGCGCTGGGTTGGCAAGGCCATTGAGAGCCTCCAAATGCAGAGCTATCCACACTGGGAGGCCAGTATCTGTGACGATGGCTCGACAGACCACTCCCGGGCAACTATCGCGGACTACAGCGCGCGCGATCCGCGCGTGCGACTCATTACGCAGCGCAATGCTGGAATGGCCGCGGCGTTGAACCATGCTTTCCTGAGCGCGCGCGGCGAACTTGTCGCCCTGCTGGACTCCGACGATGAATGGCTGCCCACTCGCCTGCAAACTGTCGTCAACCAGTTCCAGGACAACCCCCGCGCCGGCCTGGTCACACATGCCGTGCGCGCGATTCGCGCCAACGGACGTCTGCTGAAACCCAGACACCCTCGCCGCCTCGACCATGGCTGGCTGGCACCCGCAATTCTCGAGGGCCGCGAACCCGGCTTGCCGCCCTGCTCGGGCCTCACCTTTCACATGGATATCGCGCGGCACGTCTTCCCCTTGCCGTCTCATTTTCGCCGTTGCGCGGATAAGATTGCCCAGGATCGGGCCGCCCTCCTGGCGCCCGTGGCGGCGATTCGCCGTCCGCTGTCGCTCTACCGCATCCACGGCGCCAACCTTACCGGCCTCAGCGGCCCTTGCACGCTAGCGGCACTGGAGAAGCACTTCGAGTTCCTGGATCAGCTTTGGGAGGATCGCCGTGCCTTCGTCCTCGCCCACCACGGCTTCGCGCCAGATATCGGCGTCTGGCGCGACATCGAGTGCGCGCACCTTCAACTAGCTCGCCACCTCTTCACTGGAGAACCCGGCGCCGCAGGCTACCTCCACGCGCTTCCGTCTCGAATCCAACGCCGCGCGTGGGGTCTGCTGCTCGCGTTGCCGCGTCCGGTCGCCCACCGCACCCTGCGCCTCTGGTGGTCAGAGAACACGCTCAAGCGCCTGTTCCGCAACTCCTGGGATCTGCTCCGGCAGCCTGCGTGA